In Cololabis saira isolate AMF1-May2022 chromosome 1, fColSai1.1, whole genome shotgun sequence, the following proteins share a genomic window:
- the LOC133452922 gene encoding calcium homeostasis modulator protein 1, with protein sequence MDKFRMMFQFLQSNQESFMNGICGIMALASAQMYSAFEFSCPCMPEYNYTYGVGLLIVPPIWFFLLGFVLNNNVSVLAEEWKRPTGKRTKDPSVLRYMLCSITQRSLIAPAVWVSVTLMDGKSFICAFSISLDIEKFGNASLIKGMSETETIKLLAKIPCKELFENHEVRVAASRYIKCISQACGWMFLLLMTFTAFMVRAIRPCFTQAAFLKTKYWSHYIDIERKIFDETCKEHAKSFAKVCIHQYFENISGEMLSGHRHCCNNDDSDNEDEDKKRSDEDKLLGIRAQDDMNKILGNWHTCKPALALKRDQLHAESNGKLNGNMNGAVNGFAQGHTHDMEKKEWAVYYSKV encoded by the exons ATGGATAAGTTTCGTATGATGTTCCAGTTCCTCCAATCCAACCAGGAGTCTTTTATGAACGGGATCTGTGGTATAATGGCACTTGCAAGCGCGCAGATGTACTCTGCCTTTGAGTTCAGCTGCCCCTGTATGCCAGAGTACAACTACACCTACGGGGTCGGACTGCTCATTGTCCCTCCTATATGGTTCTTTTTGTTAGGTTTTGTATTGAACAATAATGTGTCGGTGCTCGCAGAAGAGTGGAAAAGACCCACTGGGAAACGGACGAAGGATCCATCTGTCCTGCGCTACATGCTTTGTTCAATTACCCAGAGGTCTTTGATCGCCCCTGCAGTGTGGGTGTCTGTCACTCTCATGGACGGGAAGAGCTTCATCTGTGCCTTCAGCATCAGCTTGGATATTGAAAAGTTTGGGAACGCCAGTCTCATTAAAGGAATGTCAGAGACGGAGACGATTAAGCTGCTGGCAAAGATTCCTTGCAAAGAATTGTTTGAAAATCATGAAGTGAGAGTGGCTGCATCAAGATACATCAAGTGTATATCACAG GCGTGTGGGTGGATGTTTCTGCTGTTGATGACCTTCACTGCTTTCATGGTCAGAGCGATTCGACCATGCTTTACCCAAGCTGCCTTCCTCAAAACCAAGTACTGGTCTCATTACATTGACATTGAACGCAAGATTTTCGATGAGACTTGTAAGGAGCATGCAAAGAGCTTTGCCAAAGTTTGCATCCACCAGTACTTTGAGAACATCAGTGGAGAGATGCTCAGCGGCCACCGCCATTGCTGCAACAACGATGACAGTGACAATGAAGACGAAGACAAGAAAAGAAGCGATGAAGACAAGCTCCTGGGTATCAGGGCTCAGGACGACATGAACAAGATTTTGGGGAACTGGCACACCTGTAAGCCAGCCCTCGCTCTGAAAAGGGACCAACTACATGCTGAAAGCAATGGCAAACTGAATGGAAACATGAATGGAGCAGTAAATGGGTTTGCACAGGGACACACCCATGATATGGAAAAAAAGGAATGGGCAGTGTATTACAGTAAGGTTTGA
- the wfikkn1 gene encoding WAP, Kazal, immunoglobulin, Kunitz and NTR domain-containing protein, protein MNAAVRSHAKVAGSPPMKGWGELLLTAYRGRLTRGAKQPNNPGILQDMMRHAFSCPAPATPNMSSLRLDLRNKAYICELSEGGSEAEHEGFCPNKLNSNLWVDAQSTCERECSVDGDCADFEKCCTNVCGLNSCVAARFSDGTPAQPDGRGGEDGEAAPTSTATCEGFVCSQQGATCDIWDGQPICKCQDRCEKEPNFTCASDGLTYFNRCYMDAEACIRGVTLTVTPCRFYLTGPHTSPLPQDTTVQPTPTSSLEDPMPPTLYSNPQHQSIYVGGTVSFHCDVIGVPRPDVTWEKQSDRRERLVMRPDQMYGNVVITNIGQLVIYNAQVWDTGIYTCIARNSAGVLRADYPLSVIRRADDFSEDPEMPMGRPFSPADCLAEVDLKVCSSERHVDWYYDSKLGTCMSFSNGGCEDSRNRFETYEECKASCQREGMGICSLPAVQGPCKSWEVRWAWNSLMKMCQAFAFGGCDGNPNNFQTKKECEANCPQRKRKPCKTCRMRGKMIASLCRSDFAIVGRLTELVEDLDSGLARFSLEEVLRDEKMDLSFFNTEHLEVTITKIDWSCPCPNITMEENPLLVMGMVQDGMAIIQSDSYVKVITERRLKKLHDALNKKTCA, encoded by the exons ATGAATGCCGCGGTCAGGAGTCACGCAAAGGTTGCGGGGTCACCGCCAATGAAAGGATGGGGGGAGCTGCTTCTCACCGCCTACCGGGGCCGGCTG ACAAGAGGGGCGAAACAACCAAACAACCCGGGAATCCTGCAGGACATGATGCGACACGCCTTCAGTTGTCCTGCTCCGGCGACTCCCAACATGTCCAGTCTCCGGCTGGATTTACGCAACAAAGCCTACATCTGCgagt TAAGTGAGGGAGGATCGGAAGCGGAACACGAAGGATTTTGTCCCAATAAGCTGAACTCCAATCTGTGGGTCGATGCGCAGAGCACCTGCGAGAGGGAGTGCAGCGTCGACGGG GACTGCGCTGACTTTGAGAAATGCTGCACCAATGTGTGTGGCCTCAACAGTTGCGTTGCTGCACGTTTCTCTGACGGCACCCCTGCTCAGCCAGATGGGAGAGGTGGGGAGGACGGAGAGGCTGCCCCCACATCCACAGCTACCTGCGAGGGCTTTGTCTGCAGCCAGCAGGGAGCCACGTGTGACATCTGGGATGGACAGCCCATCTGCAAGTGCCAGGACCGCTGTGAGAAAGAGCCCAACTTCACCTGTGCGTCGGATGGCCTCACCTATTTCAACCGCTGCTACATGGATGCAGAAGCCTGCATCCGTGGGGTGACTTTAACCGTCACCCCCTGCCGCTTCTACCTCACCGGGCCCCACACCAGCCCCCTTCCTCAAGATACTACGGTTCAGCCCACCCCGACGTCCTCCCTGGAGGATCCGATGCCCCCCACGCTGTACTCTAACCCTCAACACCAGTCCATCTACGTTGGAGGCACAGTCAGCTTCCACTGTGATGTCATTGGAGTACCCAGACCTGATGTGACGTGGGAGAAGCAGAGTGACCGACGGGAACGACTGGTCATGAGACCTGACCAGATGTATGGCAACGTTGTTATAACAAACATCGGGCAGCTCGTCATTTACAATGCCCAGGTGTGGGATACAGGTATTTACACTTGCATTGCACGGAATTCTGCAGGAGTTCTCCGTGCAGACTATCCATTGTCTGTCATTCGCCGGGCTGATGATTTCTCTGAAGATCCCGAGATGCCCATGGGCCGGCCATTTTCACCAGCAGACTGCCTGGCTGAAGTGGACCTCAAAGTGTGCAGCAGCGAGCGTCATGTTGACTGGTATTATGACAGCAAGCTGGGCACCTGCATGAGCTTCAGCAATGGTGGATGTGAGGACAGTCGCAATCGATTTGAGACTTACGAGGAGTGTAAAGCCTCGTGCCAGAGAGAGGGGATGGGAATCTGCTCCTTGCCTGCTGTTCAGGGTCCCTGCAAATCTTGGGAGGTACGCTGGGCCTGGAATTCCTTAATGAAAATGTGCCAGGCTTTTGCTTTCGGTGGCTGTGATGGCAATCCCAACAACTTCCAGACCAAAAAAGAGTGTGAGGCAAACTGTCCACAGCGCAAACGGAAACCTTGCAAGACCTGCCGGATGAGGGGGAAAATGATAGCCAGCTTGTGTCGCAGTGACTTTGCTATCGTGGGCCGGCTGACGGAGCTCGTTGAGGACCTGGACTCCGGGTTAGCTCGCTTTAGCTTGGAAGAAGTCCTGAGGGATGAAAAGATGGACTTGAGTTTCTTCAATACTGAACACCTAGAGGTCACCATCACAAAGATAGACTGGAGCTGCCCCTGCCCCAACATCACCATGGAGGAAAATCCTTTACTGGTGATGGGTATGGTGCAGGATGGCATGGCCATCATCCAGTCGGACAGCTACGTGAAAGTCATAACTGAACGCAGACTCAAAAAGCTGCACGATGCTCTAAATAAAAAGACATGCGCGTGA
- the LOC133452926 gene encoding inositol 1,4,5-trisphosphate receptor-interacting protein — translation MQEALLRVFVVALGLLMCPRDDPGVEELEDIVTRGSSKHDEQPLGEEEKLGQVLPQNDNRGPQGDKNGIPEELNPSGLYGSENDEISDLDVSTTKQDSEGISVDHKLTEGNLKDKLEPFLSEKYDGEPEIAMKTPQVTSELKETDILTDDSTKEPVKPQGQHEKPDDKKIHSLTEQASPFSHVQTETTKKEASEKGLADWERDYLWYIWNTFSLISIIRFFRKYFGTSFQMNQRVTRAFPVICTAAEVPLPDVSTLQHFYAKCVQVTSEKWREMEFLEGFADDLIEAMKTISDKDGSMVIKGLETVNACDIRVVFTPPEPYHFQRLRYADRASDPLSDVQVCGQIKLVEETKSQNGCPCQTSDGDDDMVCLLHCDNEKVRAKITDVCDGPLCSKSTPLLSKSQVTRWFQGTIKQAWALISHKYEFELHIRYMEAPGALVIRFRTGKKISFGMSPVIKFDNDAHFLITPWCSSDLDTFWTLSLSTYEDRLLEHLSTRLPENSCHNQTLEIVRFLHKRQTSLSGSSGLKDFHFKTALMHLLLNKKPSEWRQDYVACRLRDLLGFVERSLEKKLLNHVLIGNPVADIIDLPAEFVKAKPVNLFHPLVVHSCMYRNAVMHFQEMLRNSHMLIHDYVAQ, via the coding sequence ATGCAAGAAGCTCTGCTGCGAGTGTTTGTGGTTGCTCTGGGACTTCTAATGTGTCCACGAGATGACCCCGGGGTCGAGGAATTAGAGGACATCGTCACCAGGGGTTCCAGTAAGCATGACGAGCAGCCACTGGGAGAGGAAGAGAAATTAGGCCAAGTTTTGCCGCAAAATGACAATAGAGGGCCTCAAGGTGACAAGAATGGCATTCCTGAAGAACTGAATCCGTCTGGTCTGTATGGCTCTGAAAATGATGAAATCTCAGACCTGGATGTGTCCACTACTAAACAAGACTCGGAAGGAATCAGTGTTGATCATAAATTGACAGAAGGGAATCTAAAAGATAAATTAGAGCCATTTCTGTCAGAAAAATATGATGGTGAACCTGAGATTGCAATGAAGACCCCACAAGTCACTAGTGAGCTGAAGGAAACAGACATCCTGACTGATGACTCTACCAAAGAACCCGTTAAACCACAGGGGCAACACGAGAAGCCAGATGACAAGAAAATACACAGCCTTACAGAACAAGCATCACCTTTTTCACATGTCCAGACCGAGACAACAAAAAAGGAAGCTTCAGAGAAAGGCCTTGCAGACTGGGAGAGAGATTACCTCTGGTACATCTGGAACACATTCTCCCTTATTTCCATAATCCGCTTCTTTAGGAAATACTTTGGAACAAGTTTCCAGATGAATCAACGGGTAACCAGGGCCTTCCCCGTGATCTGTACTGCTGCTGAAGTGCCACTCCCTGATGTCAGTACTCTCCAGCATTTTTATGCTAAATGTGTCCAAGTCACATCTGAGAAGTGGAGGGAGATGGAGTTTTTGGAAGGATTTGCTGATGACCTGATAGAAGCCATGAAGACGATCAGCGATAAAGATGGCAGTATGGTGATTAAGGGATTAGAGACTGTGAACGCGTGTGATATCAGAGTTGTTTTTACTCCGCCTGAGCCGTATCACTTTCAGCGTCTCCGTTACGCAGACCGTGCGAGTGACCCGTTGTCAGACGTGCAAGTCTGTGGTCAAATAAAACTGGTGGAAGAAACCAAATCCCAGAACGGATGCCCCTGCCAGACCTCTGATGGCGATGATGACATGGTCTGTCTGCTGCATTGTGACAACGAGAAAGTGAGGGCGAAAATAACTGATGTTTGTGATGGCCCCTTATGCTCTAAAAGCACGCCGCTACTATCAAAATCACAGGTTACCAGATGGTTTCAGGGCACTATCAAACAAGCCTGGGCGCTGATTTCTCACAAGTATGAGTTTGAACTCCACATCCGTTACATGGAGGCTCCAGGTGCTCTGGTCATTCGATTCAGAACGGGAAAGAAGATCAGCTTCGGTATGAGTCCAGTAATTAAATTTGACAACGATGCTCATTTTTTAATCACACCTTGGTGTTCCAGTGATCTGGATACCTTCTGGACACTTTCCTTGTCCACCTATGAGGACCGTCTCCTCGAACATCTTTCCACACGCCTCCCTGAGAACTCTTGCCACAATCAAACACTTGAAATTGTACGCTTCCTTCACAAAAGACAGACATCATTGTCAGGAAGTAGTGGACTGAAGGATTTCCATTTCAAAACCGCTCTAATGCACCTGCTTCTGAATAAAAAACCTTCAGAGTGGAGACAGGACTACGTGGCTTGTAGGCTACGAGATTTGCTGGGCTTCGTGGAAAGAAGTCTGGAGAAAAAGCTGTTGAACCACGTTCTTATAGGCAACCCTGTCGCTGACATTATTGACCTGCCCGCAGAGTTCGTCAAAGCTAAACCAGTGAATCTCTTCCATCCCCTTGTGGTACATAGCTGCATGTACAGGAATGCTGTCATGCATTTCCAGGAGATGCTTCGAAATTCACACATGCTTATACATGATTATGTTGCTCAATGA
- the zp3c gene encoding zona pellucida sperm-binding protein 3: MAGAKKLPKYLIVSPSNDHKEDLKPEKRTRAVPKWLKKVLLGIPPTIADAAEATQKTDSIELLCYLDKVNIRIKRGIFKSNDAFKYLKLGTCPVNHRDNEYYFLLYSLTTDCGFHLESLPDYSSISIALKYNPTSPVIRDMPFEILLQCRYPRLFYSYTVGFHPELQGGTFHKVLQPNSSFSISSQDALGNEIPGSETYILGHPMYFEASGPDKTTDSADEKIYINKCFVTASRDPTSQPKYTVIDNHGCMIDGKVTIQSKFLLGNSTSTQKFSVGSFIFKDGTSTTSPQVQFYIHCEMSLGPLTPTSSSKACNYDHATYKWRELHGRDCVCACCDSTCPSAHPKMASKEIITSKSWKVDFSSEGEFEEVDPQFNSFDAETVNVEDPNMEGHTYFLNCD, from the exons ATGGCCGGAGCAAAAAAGCTTCCTAAATATCTTATCGTCTCACCATCCAATGATCACAAAGAGGATTTAAAGCCAGAAAAGCGTACAAGAGCTGTACCTAAATGGCTCAAGAAAGTGTTATTGGGTATTCCTCCCACTattgctgatgctgctgaagcAACGCAAAAAACAGACTCTATTGAACTCTTGTGTTACCTTGACAAAGTAAACATTAGAATAAAGAGGGGTATTTTTAAATCTAATGATGCATTCAAGTATTTGAAACTAGGTACCTGTCCTGTAAACCACAGAGATAATGAGTATTACTTCCTACTGTACTCGCTAACAACTGACTGTGGGTTTCATTTAGAG AGTTTGCCAGATTATTCATCCATCAGTATTGCACTCAAATATAATCCAACCAGCCCAGTTATAAGGGATATGCCATTTGAAATTCTTCTGCAATGTCGATATCCCAG GTTGTTTTACTCTTATACAGTTGGCTTCCATCCTGAACTACAAGGAGGCACATTTCACAAAGTACTCCAACCAAATAGCAGTTTCTCCATTTCCTCTCAAGATG CACTGGGGAATGAAATCCCCGGCAGTGAAACCTACATCTTAGGACATCCAATGTACTTTGAGGCCAGCGGACCTGACAAAACTACAGATTCTGCAGATGAGAAGATATACATCAATAAATGCTTTGTGACTGCTTCCAGAGATCCCACCTCACAACCAAAATATACAGTCATTGACAACCACGG CTGTATGATTGATGGCAAGGTGACAATACAGTCAAAGTTCCTCCTTGGAAACTCAACGAGTACACAGAAATTCAGTGTGGGCAGCTTCATTTTCAAGGACGGTACTTCGACCACTTCTCCACAGGTA CAATTCTACATACACTGCGAAATGTCTCTGGGGCCTCTTACTCCCACTTCCAGTTCAAAAGCGTGCAATTATGATCACGCTACCTACAA GTGGAGGGAGCTCCATGGTAGGGACTGTGTGTGCGCCTGCTGCGACTCAACATGCCCATCAGCACATCCGAAGA TGGCCTCCAAGGAGATCATCACCAGTAAATCTTGGAAGGTTGACTTTAGCAGTGAGGGTGAATTTGAGGAGGTTGACCCACAGTTTAACTCTTTTGATGCTGAAACAGTAAATGTGGAAGACCCCAATATGGAAGGGCATACATACTTCCTCAACTGTGACTGA
- the mettl26 gene encoding methyltransferase-like 26 has translation MLSAAAADRNKEPLLAVIRDNVSGQRALQALEVSSGTGQHVLHFARSLRNITWQPSEFDRQSLSSIEAYRAHYKPDNVMPAIHLDASQPHQHWGGIQPDSLDLLLNINMIHISPLACTEGLFKGAGALLKPQGLLLTYGPYAVNGEITPQSNIDFDYSLRQRNPEWGLRDISLVSSLAQKNGLYLDKIVDMPANNKCLLFRKESLV, from the exons ATGCTGAGCGCCGCTGCCGCAGACAGGAACAAGGAGCCCCTCCTGGCGGTGATCCGGGACAACGTGAGCGGCCAGAGAGCCCTGCAGGCGCTGGAGGTCTCCTCCGGGACCGGCCAGCACGTCCTGCACTTCGCCCGCTCTCTGCGGAACATCACCTGGCAGCCCTCGGAGTTTGACCGGCAGTCTCTGTCCAG TATAGAAGCTTACAGAGCTCACTACAAGCCGGACAATGTGATGCCTGCCATTCACCTGGATGCTTCTCAACCACATCAACACTGGGGAGGGATCCAGCCAGACAGCCTGGACCTGCTGCTCAACATCAACATGATCCATATTTCTCCTTTAGCTTGTACAGAG GGTTTGTTCAAAGGGGCGGGAGCACTTTTGAAGCCGCAGGGTCTTCTGTTGACATATGGC CCGTATGCAGTGAATGGTGAGATCACCCCTCAGAGCAATATTGACTTTGACTACAGTCTGCGGCAGAG AAATCCAGAATGGGGACTCAGGGATATCTCACTAGTTAGTTCTTTGGCACAAAAAAATGGTTTATACCTGGATAAAATT GTGGACATGCCAGCAAACAACAAATGTCTTCTGTTCAGGAAGGAGAGTTTAGTGTGA
- the LOC133445150 gene encoding ras-related protein Rab-40C-like: protein MRGRMGTQSSPVKSYDYLLKFLLVGDSDVGKGEILDSLQDGSVESPYAYSSGIDYKTTTILLDGRRVKLELWDTSGQGRFCTIFRSYSRGAQGILLVYDITNGWSFDGIDRWIREIDEHAPGVPRILVGNRLHLAFKRQVPTEQARAYAEKNSMTFFEVSPLCNFNVIESFTELSRIVLMRHGMEKFWRPNRVFSLQDLCCRSIVSCTPVHLIDKLPLPVAIKSHLKSFSMANGMNAVMMHGRSYSVANSAASGSSSSGSKANSLKRSKSFRPPQSPPKYSSSSKGNCKIS from the exons ATGCGTGGGAGGATGGGAACCCAGAGCAGTCCCGTCAAGAGCTACGACTACCTGCTGAAGTTCCTGCTGGTGGGGGACAGCGATGTCGGCAAAGGGGAGATCCTGGACAGTCTGCAGGACGGATCGGTGGAGTCTCCCTACGCCTACAGCAGTG GGATCGATTACAAGACTACCACTATTCTGCTGGATGGGAGAAGAGTGAAACTGGAGTTATG GGACACATCAGGACAAGGCAGATTCTGCACTATCTTCAGATCTTACTCTCGTGGAGCACAG GGCATCCTGCTTGTGTATGACATTACTAATGGCTGGTCGTTTGATGGGATTGATCGTTGGATCAGGGAAATTGATGAG CATGCTCCAGGAGTGCCCAGGATACTTGTGGGAAACCGTCTTCACCTCGCTTTTAAGCGGCAGGTACCAACGGAGCAGGCAAGGGCGTATGCAGAAAAGAACAGCATGACGTTCTTCGAAGTCAGCCCTCTCTGCAACTTCAATGTCATTGAGTCATTTACTGAGCTTTCACGCATTGTGCTGATGAGGCATGGAATGGAGAAGTTCTGGAGGCCCAACAGAG tCTTCAGCCTCCAAGACCTGTGCTGCCGTTCAATTGTTTCCTGCACACCGGTGCATCTCATTGACAAATTGCCGCTCCCCGTGGCCATCAAGTCCCACCTCAAGTCTTTCTCTATGGCCAACGGCATGAACGCTGTAATGATGCACGGACGCTCTTATTCAGTGGCGAACAGTGCAGCGTCTGGTAGTAGCAGCAGTGGAAGCAAAGCCAACAGTCTCAAACGCTCCAAGTCTTTCAGGCCCCCACAGAGCCCTCCAAAGTACTCGTCTTCCTCCAAAGGAAACTGTAAGATATCATAG